The genomic segment GCACTCATATAAGAGGCAGCGAACATTGGTGATCCGGAGAGTCGGCCATTCTCAAACCTCTGGGCAGAGCTTGAAGTGCTTCGTGTATCGTGGAGAAGAACTTCGACGCCACCCATTGCACTGCGTTCATTGCGCTATTGCCTTTTCCCACAAAGTACGAAGCCGGTTATGCTGGGTGAGCAGCGAGATCGTCAAACGAGGCGGCATATGCAGGTGCTCATTGAAAGCCTTATGATCCCATCGCAGCCGCCTCTTTCACGATGGCATGGGAGCGTTCGGACGTGCATAAGACtttggaaggagaaggaggctcTCAAGGACCGAGCATCGCTAGCCCAAGGTGTGTCATGGCCAATGAATGCTTCGATGGCTTGCTCTTCGTTCTTGACTTCGCGTTCTTTCGTCCTTTCCTAGTGGAATATCGCTCGCATGAAAACCAGTTGCACAAAGCGAGTCCTAGGCGTCCAGCTAACACGACTCGCTGTCAAAGTACAGGCGTAAGGAGTCTTCTGCCAGGCCGATGTGATCGTAGATGTATGCGTTGGCGACCAGATGCATGTTCATGTGTAGTAAAGAAAGGCTGACTACTGCAGCGGGGAAGCTGAGTGTCCGTTTGGTGATTGGTTGCTGGACGTCGAAGCCACAAACCCATTGGGTACAATGCGCAAATCTGATCGGGAGTTGACTCCTCAAACCACAAGCTCTGCATCTGGCAGAAATGGTGTATTCGTTCCAGAACGGCATATCCTGCCAAGACGCGCCCGCGATACTTCTTTTTCGCGAGTTCACGAATATGCTGGAGCATGCCGGTTCCGCAGCGGGCATCATGGACAGCAACGTATCAGTTGCGGCTTTGACACATCATCCCATCAGGCGTGGAGATCCTCGAATGCGTTGTCAAACCAGCCCAGGCCTGTCGCTGCATTAAGGACCGGTCACTGTAGCGGAAATTGCGGCCCTTCTCTCTCGTATCGCATGCGAGTAGTTGCATTGGCCGAGTCAGTCGATTCGATCGATATCGGAGCATGCATTTGCCTTGCATTGTTGGTGTTGTTCCAGAACGGATGTGCCAAGCATAGCCAGGTTGAAGTAACTCCCACTGTGAGGGCCCCTCGTTCACCAACATCCCAC from the Cercospora beticola chromosome 9, complete sequence genome contains:
- a CDS encoding uncharacterized protein (antiSMASH:Cluster_4), which produces MMPAAEPACSSIFVNSRKRSIAGASWQDMPFWNEYTISARCRACGLRSQLPIRFAHCTQWVCGFDVQQPITKRTLSFPAAVVSLSLLHMNMHLVANAYIYDHIGLAEDSLRLYFDSESC